The proteins below come from a single Papaver somniferum cultivar HN1 chromosome 11, ASM357369v1, whole genome shotgun sequence genomic window:
- the LOC113323697 gene encoding remorin 4.1-like isoform X1: MYTNQRSISNGSSADQDDLIIRDIHALTPPHPPTNNNNRRREAWETSSHISESRSSTVPSENFTTMSREFNALVLAGSSTLGDNGSENEHGGGGNNNINHLLSRIGEDDNSDHHDHNDDNSDQEINPLAIVPDNYNHKFDPVPSPGAATTSRRNTNTMLVTGSSSSSSNNNNNNNNCNNNQSLVEDITVNRVKREETESKISAWQNAKISKINNRFKREDAVINGWEGEQVQKSTSWMKKVERKLEEKRAKALEHMQNEVAKAHRRAEERRASAEAKKGTKIARVLEIANLMRALGIPPTKRSFF; encoded by the exons ATGTATACAAATCAAAGATCAATAAGCAACGGATCATCTGCAGATCAAGACGACCTCATAATCAGAGATATACATGCGTTAacaccaccacatccaccaacaaataataataatcgaAGAAGAGAAGCATGGGAAACTAGTAGTCATATATCTGAAAGCAGAAGTAGTACAGTTCCGAGTGAAAATTTTACAACTATGAGTCGAGAATTCAATGCTTTAGTACTTGCTGGATCATCAACACTTGGCGATAACGGCAGCGAGAACGAGCACGGTGGCggtggaaataataatattaatcatCTACTTAGTAGAATTGGAGAAGATGATAACAGTGATCATCATGATCATAATGATGATAACAGTGATCAAGAAATAAATCCTTTGGCTATTGTTCCAGATAACTATAATCATAAATTTGATCCTGTTCCTTCACCTGGCGCTGCTACAACTAGTCGACGCAATACTAATACCATGTTAGTAACgggatcttcatcttcttcaagtaacaacaacaataataataacaattgTAATAATAACCAGAGTCTTGTTGAAGATATTACGGTGAACCGAGTAAAACGGGAAGAGACTGAATCGAAGATATCTGCATGGCAAAACGCAAAGATTTCGAAGATCAATAATCGGTTTAAGAGAGAAGATGCAGTTATTAATGGATGGGAAGGTGAACAAGTTCAAAAATCCACCTCTTGGATGAAGAAAGTTGAG AGAAAGTTGGAGGAGAAAAGAGCAAAAGCACTTGAACATATGCAAAATGAGGTGGCGAAAGCACATAGAAGAGCAGAAGAAAGAAGAGCATCAGCTGAGgccaaaaaaggaacaaaaattgCTAGGGTTCTTGAAATAGCGAACTTGATGAGAGCGCTTGGAATACCCCCAACAAAACGCTCCTTCTTCTAA
- the LOC113323697 gene encoding remorin 4.1-like isoform X2: MYTNQRSISNGSSADQDDLIIRDIHALTPPHPPTNNNNRRREAWETSSHISESRSSTVPSENFTTMSREFNALVLAGSSTLGDNGSENEHGGGGNNNINHLLSRIGEDDNSDHHDHNDDNSDQEINPLAIVPDNYNHKFDPVPSPGAATTSRRNTNTMLVTGSSSSSSNNNNNNNNCNNNQSLVEDITVNRVKREETESKISAWQNAKISKINNRFKREDAVINGWEGEQVQKSTSWMKKVEGHLYYKWFLTTDCTIHVSGVHAEKVGGEKSKST, encoded by the exons ATGTATACAAATCAAAGATCAATAAGCAACGGATCATCTGCAGATCAAGACGACCTCATAATCAGAGATATACATGCGTTAacaccaccacatccaccaacaaataataataatcgaAGAAGAGAAGCATGGGAAACTAGTAGTCATATATCTGAAAGCAGAAGTAGTACAGTTCCGAGTGAAAATTTTACAACTATGAGTCGAGAATTCAATGCTTTAGTACTTGCTGGATCATCAACACTTGGCGATAACGGCAGCGAGAACGAGCACGGTGGCggtggaaataataatattaatcatCTACTTAGTAGAATTGGAGAAGATGATAACAGTGATCATCATGATCATAATGATGATAACAGTGATCAAGAAATAAATCCTTTGGCTATTGTTCCAGATAACTATAATCATAAATTTGATCCTGTTCCTTCACCTGGCGCTGCTACAACTAGTCGACGCAATACTAATACCATGTTAGTAACgggatcttcatcttcttcaagtaacaacaacaataataataacaattgTAATAATAACCAGAGTCTTGTTGAAGATATTACGGTGAACCGAGTAAAACGGGAAGAGACTGAATCGAAGATATCTGCATGGCAAAACGCAAAGATTTCGAAGATCAATAATCGGTTTAAGAGAGAAGATGCAGTTATTAATGGATGGGAAGGTGAACAAGTTCAAAAATCCACCTCTTGGATGAAGAAAGTTGAG GGACATCTGTATTACAAATGGTTTCTTACAACTGACTGCACAATACATGTCTCGGGTGTACACGCAGAGAAAGTTGGAGGAGAAAAGAGCAAAAGCACTTGA